AAACCAAAACAATACATATGagcacaaacccaaaccaaaaccaaaataatttcccatCTCCCTCTTCGTCATCTTCCTCCTCATCCCATAAATTTCTTCAAACACAATACACACCCAACacaaaccaaacccataaattaccaaaaccaaaataatctcatctctctcttcgtcatcttcctcttcattccataaatttcttatttgtaagggggaaaaaaaaggagagagaagaagaagacaacgCAACAGGGGCTGTGCCAAGTTGAAGCAGCAGGTTGCCAACACAAGTCGCCGGTCATGGGATCACACCTTCATCTTCTACTGccgtttcttcttcttttttcttcttttcctcctctTTCTTTTGTCCGTCTCCAGACTCTgtagtttctctctttttgtttttgacatttgtactctttttttatgtttccaaaGCCTCCACATGatgtttacccaaaaaaaaaaaaaaaaaaaaagcctccaCGTGACTTGCATTGGGAAAGTAgaaaggttttaatttttgaataaaagatGGGCAAagtcattagtttttttttagctttgagcCCAATGTGATGTGAGACATGTAGTGACTGATGATACTAATTAAGGGTGTGTTTAgatattgtttattttgttgaagttgaaaaattatttcttaaagtACTATAAAGaaaggtaaaaattaattgaaatagtacagtgagacttatgaatagtgccaaaaagtgcaatgaggttcataaattgtagcaaaaataagttgaacagtgaaataattttaatttttaatcctaaCCCAAACGCAAATCGATTGACATGCAACAAATATCTTAAGTACTTTTAATTCTTATATTCTTATAATATAATTATCtatgtttacttatttatataaataaaaaagtaatttttggttaattaatatttttcatttagtaaTTGAATGTGTAGTATTGACTATAGGATAGGGACTTTTGAGATTGTAATTCTAACGTgcaacatttattttttgtgataagAGTTAGATATCTATTAGTATTACGTACGTTAGATATTTATTTGCTTattaaatatatcaaatatgactctcattttcacaaaatgtAAGGTATCATATTCACAAAACTTCACGTAACACTTTCtttatttgtgaaaaaatttcaaatccattccATGGGTTAGTCTTAGGTTTTAAGGCTGTTTAGCACTATCATAAGTGATAACTTAATAGCTTTTTTGTGTATCGCacgagttagcgactagtttattttaaaatagaagaaaacGGGAGGTGATCCTTTTCATTACTTATCAATGGGGTCATCTAATCCTCAAAacttgcaaaaagaaaaagaaaaaaaaaacataatatattaattagttCTAATCGAACAAATAAGATGAAGacttctataaaaaataaagcataacaaaaaatgagaaagtCTAGCGACTTTTCTTTAGTGATCAAATCTGTCCgttaaaaatagaataaagaaaaaaagaaaaaagaaaaaggaaagactAGATAAGTCTTGAATGTGCCGTACAgtaacacaattaagaaaaggCCAGGCCTATGCCTTTTCATTCATCTCCTTTACCAAATACGAAACTAACCAATAACCAAGTCCTTAACCCACCagtaaagaggaaaaaaaaacaaaaagtaggtAAACCATGCTACTCAAGAAagataaaagagttttggagCTAAAATGCTCTAACCATCGATTCAGGGAGAGGGAAGATATTTTGGTTGATTATGGGAGATTTTTCAAgtaatcaaattttattttggagttTTGGAGAGAGTTATGAGATTGTTCTATATTCTTAGTTTGTGCAGGAGCATAGACTAAATTTTGGTGCTTAATTAATGCGTAGACAAGATAATtattattctaaaattttttctattttttttattggttatgatatatttttttttataaagaatccATTGATTAATATATGGGcttatattttagatttttgagTAATACTTGGAGCTTCTTCTACTTGGGGCCATAGGCAATGGCCTTAGATGCCTAGTGAGTTGAGCCATCTCTAAACCCGACTCATTGAAATAGTAGACGTTGGCAAAATTTGTTCTATACACAGaaaaagttatttagttatataatatatgcattttttgaACATAAGTTTattaaactcgagttctaaatcaaactcaagtttcaagtAGTATGTATCCATACTTATTAGTATACATTCATACCGATTGGAACTTGAAttcaaaaaaatgtattatataattaaataatttcatttgTGTGCTAtggtcttaatttttttttctaaaaacatgTTATTTGACAAATTTTGCCTGTAGACGTCAGTCACCGGTTGACCtttatatttcaaaagaattttttttttcttgttttgcctATGTGACTAGAAAGGACCGGTAAATTTCAAGCATTAGTTTATgaacaatttcaaaaagtattttttttatagaaaaaggaATAATAAGTAATAATTAATTGTATGGacaacttttaatattttccataaaagtattgttaaaaaaatttttaaatgatttattaataattactttGAAAACATCTATTAATAtggtaaattatttatttatttatttattgacagaatccttttaatttatatatttatatttatataacacAGTCAAAACGACGCCGTACTTATTTGTTTCTCTCAGGAATGTTTCTTTATATGCGAATTTTGTGCCTTGTTTTTCGTATTGTTTGTTTTTCTGTAATTTGGACGGttgatcaaaaccaaatctaatcgaaaaacctacaaattaaaaacaatctaATTAGGGTTTATATTGAATTAAATTAGAATTTGGATTGCTGGTGGAAGATGGCAGATGTGAAGAATGAGTATGAGGACTATGAGGTAGTAATCTTTAGGCGcactgaaaaagaagaagaagaagaagaagaagaaaaacaagaatcCTTCGAGAGTTACCAATACAGCCTCCAGAGTAAAAGACACAGGAATATGATGGAATCACTTTCTTTCAAAAACCTTTCCAGggaagaagacgaagacgaagaaaCAAACccaagcccaagaaagagtgcCAAGACCCTAGCCCCAACCTCTCCCCTGAAAAACCTCCCATCCTTTGAAAACATGGAATGCTCACCAGTGGTTGTACCCTGTTTTCGTAGAATTGAAATCATAGGTACCAAAGAGGAACCCGCAGGTATCAGAGAGATACATGACTTATGGTTCCCAGCGAGTGCGGTTCGTACGTACGTGTTGTGTGATATTCTTTTTTtagtagaaagaaaagaaatgacaaGGATTTTAATTAAACTTGCTTCTTCTGCAGGTTGATGAGAAAGACCGAAATCGATTTTCTGGCTATGCACAGACGATGATAAAGCGCTACAACAAAGTGAaggtctttttcttcttcttcttcttcttcatatttaattatttattaatgtatgttgtaataatcttaaattttgaacAATTGGTGCAGAAAACAGATTTTGAGTTTGTGAGATTGGTGAAGATGAGGTGGACATTGGGTCATTTTTATCTTCGCTTCAAGGCCAAGTCCAGCGGTGCCACCTTGAAAACCTTTGAAGGAGATGTGCGCTGTAATTTGTGCCtagtaaatgaagaagatgggaGGCCCTAATAGGCCGCAAATTTGACgattatttttatgtaagaCCGCCACCTTGGTACCAGTTGTAAGGAATTTCACCgaattcccaacctgtgagaaacaaaaaaatagagaaaacacacaccaaagaaaaaaacaatcacacgcacaagacaatatttacgtagTTTgacaatttgcctacgtccacggagttgcagggatttcactattttcAAGGAAGAATACAATATAACATGCGACTACAATATTTTCTCTATATATGAAACACGGCAACTGACTCCataaaaaaccctaattacAAAAGGCGGCTCCACAATGGGCTAAATgggccaaaaaaattttcccggGGGCGTTGCCCCCAGACCCCCAGAGGCTTATCCATAAGCGCTCTAACTTGGGCCTATTAGCCTAAGCCTCTACTCCATGGACTAAACCtcagtaaatctcccattaaaaaccacgcaataTTATTATAGTCGGGTCGTCAAACCGGATCAAACAAAATTAGgctccacaaaacccaacaaatctcccacttGGAGACTAGTTCAATCACCAACATCGACCGCAATCCTCCAAAAAACAATCACTCATCCCTACAACTCATCCTTCTGTCCTCAAGTTAGAAGACCAATTAAAGCTGCGCatagcttcaacttctcaatagtgacacccttagtcaacatgtctgctgggttcttagatccacaaatcttctcaagcattaccagCTTATCCTCAACAAGGTAACAGATAAAatggtattttgtctgtatatgcttcgactttgaatgaaaagccgaatttttggcaagaaagattgtaCTCTGACtatcactgtgtagaatgcccatcttctgcttcttacccaattcatctaagaaatcatgtagccaaatcatctcctttccagtttcaattgctgcaacatactcagttTCCGTAGTAGACAAAATAGCAATCTTCTATAGATTTGAAACCCATGATATAGttgtaccacccagagtaaaaacaaacctagtagtactctttctactatcaatatcaccaacaaaatcagcatctacataaccctgcaaTTTCAAACTTGTACCTGTGaaacaaagacatgtatctgatgaaccctttAGATATCTCAAAATCCATTTTGACTGCCTCCCAATACTGCTTTCCAGGCCTAttcatgaatctgctcacaactcccactgcatgtgcaatgtctggccttgtatacaccatagcatacatcaagctgccaatagctgaggcatagggcaccttgctcatatggtccctttcttcttctgtcttcgatgactgttctttgcttagtttgaaatgactccccaagggtgtgctcactggtttagcttctttcatgttgaacctgctgagaactttcttcacatactctaaCTGTGAAAGTTACAATGTACCATTAgtcttgtctctaatgattttCATACTAAGGATctgctttgcagctcccaaatctttcattgcaaactgtttggaccattgcttcttcagattattaatttCCTCAATactagaccctgcaataagcatatcatccacatacaacagtaatataatgtaagaattgtcaaaagacttaacatagcaacagtgatcagctttacatctcttgaacccaattctatgcataaaactgtcaaatttcttgtaccactgccTAGGAgtttgttttaggccatacaagctctttctcagtttgcagactagattctcttgtccctgaacaatgaacccttctggctgaatcatgtaaaggtcttcctccaagttaccatgaaggaatgctgtcttcatATCTAACTGCTCAatatgtaagttttctgcagccaccattcccagtaccagtctgattgttgacatcttcacaactggagaaaatatctttgtgtagtcaatgccttccttctgctggaaccctttaacaactaatctagcc
The sequence above is drawn from the Quercus robur chromosome 7, dhQueRobu3.1, whole genome shotgun sequence genome and encodes:
- the LOC126691301 gene encoding uncharacterized protein LOC126691301; translation: MADVKNEYEDYEVVIFRRTEKEEEEEEEEKQESFESYQYSLQSKRHRNMMESLSFKNLSREEDEDEETNPSPRKSAKTLAPTSPLKNLPSFENMECSPVVVPCFRRIEIIGTKEEPAGIREIHDLWFPASAVDEKDRNRFSGYAQTMIKRYNKVKKTDFEFVRLVKMRWTLGHFYLRFKAKSSGATLKTFEGDVRCNLCLVNEEDGRP